In the genome of Anabas testudineus chromosome 4, fAnaTes1.2, whole genome shotgun sequence, one region contains:
- the zranb2 gene encoding zinc finger Ran-binding domain-containing protein 2 isoform X1 has protein sequence MSGKSFRVSDGDWICPDKKCGNVNFARRTSCNRCGREKTTEAKMMKAGGTEIGKTLAEKSRGLFSANDWQCKTCGNVNWARRSECNMCNTPKYAKLEERTGYGGGFNERENVEYIEREESDGEYDEFGRKKKKYRGKNNSTSSSKEDEKKEVAKREEKKEVEEEEEDEDDDEEGDLSKYKLNEDDDEEEEDEDDDDDDDDGDLSKYDLNASDEDDKPTKTKGSRSGSSRSRSSSRSSSSSSRSRSRSRSRSSSSSRSGSRSRSHSRSSSRSGKGSSPRKRSHSPSSSPERRQKRSRSRSSSGGRKRRRSRSRSSERFGFLWNTTMALFIICRLAYGSSQLQKCSHLALFCILSM, from the exons ATGTCGGGGAAGAGTTTTCGAGTTAGCGACGGGGACTGGATTTGTCCCGATAAAAA GTGTGGAAATGTGAACTTCGCTAGAAGAACTAGCTGTAACAGATGTGGCAGAG agaaaacaacagaggcaAAGATGATGAAAGCGGGAGGAACAGAGATTGGGAAAACTTTGGCTGAGAAGAGTAGAGGCCTCTTCAGTGCAAATGACTGGCAGTGCAAAAC CTGCGGCAATGTAAATTGGGCTAGACGTTCAGAGTGCAACATGTGCAACACTCCAAAATATGCCAAGCTTGAAGAGAGAACAG GTTATGGAGGGGGTTTCAATGAAAGGGAAAACGTGGAATACATTGAACGAGAAGAATCTGATGGTGAATATGATGAA TTtggcaggaaaaagaaaaagtatcgTGGGAAGAACAACAGCACATCTTCCtcaaaagaagatgaaaagaaagaagtggCTAAACgtgaggagaaaaaggaggtggaggaggaagaagaagatgaagacgATGATGAAGAAGGAGATCTTTCTAAGTACAAATTGAAT GAAGATGacgatgaagaagaagaagatgaagatgatgacgatgatgatgatgatggagactTGTCCAAGTATGATCTGAATGCTAGCGATGAAGACGACAAGCCAACCAAGACCAAGGGCAGTCGCTCAGGATCGTCCCGTTCACGCTCATCCTCACGTTCCTCCAGCTCCAGTTCACGGTCGAGGTCCAG gtccCGCTCTAGAAGCTCTTCCAGTTCCAGGTCTGGATCTCGCTCGAGGTCCCACTCCAG ATCCAGCTCCAGGTCTGGAAAGGGCTCCTCTCCCCGGAAGAGGTCCCACTCACCTTCCTCCTCAcctgagaggagacagaagcgCAGTCGCTCCAGGTCTTCATCTGGAGGGCGGAAACGGAGGCGTTCTAGATCACGTTCGTCCGAAAGGTTTGGGTTTCTGTGGAATACCACAATGGCACTGTTTATTATCTGTCGCCTCGCTTATGGGAGTTCACAATTACAAAAATGTTCACATCTTGCCCTGTTCTGTATCTTGTCAATGTGA
- the zranb2 gene encoding zinc finger Ran-binding domain-containing protein 2 isoform X2, which yields MSGKSFRVSDGDWICPDKKCGNVNFARRTSCNRCGREKTTEAKMMKAGGTEIGKTLAEKSRGLFSANDWQCKTCGNVNWARRSECNMCNTPKYAKLEERTGYGGGFNERENVEYIEREESDGEYDEFGRKKKKYRGKNNSTSSSKEDEKKEVAKREEKKEVEEEEEDEDDDEEGDLSKYKLNEDDDEEEEDEDDDDDDDDGDLSKYDLNASDEDDKPTKTKGSRSGSSRSRSSSRSSSSSSRSRSRSRSRSSSSSRSGSRSRSHSRSSSRSGKGSSPRKRSHSPSSSPERRQKRSRSRSSSGGRKRRRSRSRSSERRRGHSSGSSHSGSSSKKK from the exons ATGTCGGGGAAGAGTTTTCGAGTTAGCGACGGGGACTGGATTTGTCCCGATAAAAA GTGTGGAAATGTGAACTTCGCTAGAAGAACTAGCTGTAACAGATGTGGCAGAG agaaaacaacagaggcaAAGATGATGAAAGCGGGAGGAACAGAGATTGGGAAAACTTTGGCTGAGAAGAGTAGAGGCCTCTTCAGTGCAAATGACTGGCAGTGCAAAAC CTGCGGCAATGTAAATTGGGCTAGACGTTCAGAGTGCAACATGTGCAACACTCCAAAATATGCCAAGCTTGAAGAGAGAACAG GTTATGGAGGGGGTTTCAATGAAAGGGAAAACGTGGAATACATTGAACGAGAAGAATCTGATGGTGAATATGATGAA TTtggcaggaaaaagaaaaagtatcgTGGGAAGAACAACAGCACATCTTCCtcaaaagaagatgaaaagaaagaagtggCTAAACgtgaggagaaaaaggaggtggaggaggaagaagaagatgaagacgATGATGAAGAAGGAGATCTTTCTAAGTACAAATTGAAT GAAGATGacgatgaagaagaagaagatgaagatgatgacgatgatgatgatgatggagactTGTCCAAGTATGATCTGAATGCTAGCGATGAAGACGACAAGCCAACCAAGACCAAGGGCAGTCGCTCAGGATCGTCCCGTTCACGCTCATCCTCACGTTCCTCCAGCTCCAGTTCACGGTCGAGGTCCAG gtccCGCTCTAGAAGCTCTTCCAGTTCCAGGTCTGGATCTCGCTCGAGGTCCCACTCCAG ATCCAGCTCCAGGTCTGGAAAGGGCTCCTCTCCCCGGAAGAGGTCCCACTCACCTTCCTCCTCAcctgagaggagacagaagcgCAGTCGCTCCAGGTCTTCATCTGGAGGGCGGAAACGGAGGCGTTCTAGATCACGTTCGTCCGAAAG GCGCCGTGGCCACTCCTCTGGATCCTCCCATTCTGGCTCCAgttcaaaaaagaaataa
- the ptger3 gene encoding prostaglandin E2 receptor EP3 subtype, with protein sequence MTTDGCDSQEDLQTTVGEMLDSNVSKTLRESSVTKNSSCGFVSVGFPITMMITGMVGNSLALILVYISYKKKENKRKKSFLLCIGSLAFIDLFGQLLTSPIVISVYRAGLKWERIDSSGKLCSFFGVCMTTFGLCALFLASAMAIERALAITNPHWYSNHMKTRVAKQTLAIILCLVLFFALLPIAGVGKYTRQWPGTWCFISIGDREVPGNLFFAITFAVLGISSLLVTLSCNVVTIRGLIIRCKTKSGTSQSSKHWERLTTETVIQLLGIMCVLLICWSPLLVLMVRMISTRVSSHDCNSTAAASGHTSSQDVPLDCNFFLTAIRLASLNQILDPWVYLLFREILLRKFCLVANAVSNCSTEDHKETQTALDALNKQNQENNDLHKPQSS encoded by the exons ATGACAACGGACGGCTGTGACTCTCAAGAGGACTTGCAAACCACTGTTGGAGAGATGCTGGACTCCAACGTGTCCAAGACGTTGCGCGAAAGCAGCGTCACCAAGAATTCCAGTTGTGGATTTGTATCTGTCGGTTTCCCCATAACCATGATGATCACTGGTATGGTGGGCAATTCATTAGCGCTTATTCTCGTTTATATCTCTTACAAAAAGAAggagaataaaaggaaaaagtccTTCTTGCTTTGCATCGGATCGCTGGCGTTCATTGACTTGTTTGGGCAGCTTCTGACGAGCCCGATAGTGATATCAGTTTACAGAGCTGGTCTGAAGTGGGAGCGAATCGACTCATCGGGCAAACTGTGCTCTTTCTTCGGGGTGTGCATGACAACTTTCGGACTGTGCGCCCTCTTCTTGGCCAGTGCCATGGCAATTGAAAGAGCTCTGGCCATAACAAACCCGCACTGGTACTCCAACCACATGAAGACACGTGTGGCAAAGCAGACCTTGGCTATCATCTTGTGTCTGGTGTTATTCTTTGCACTGCTGCCCATCGCAGGGGTCGGAAAATACACGCGGCAGTGGCCCGGCACCTGGTGCTTCATCAGCATCGGGGACAGAGAAGTGCCGGGAAATTTGTTTTTCGCCATCACCTTCGCCGTGCTGGGGATTTCTTCTCTGCTCGTCACGCTTTCCTGCAATGTGGTAACGATCCGGGGCTTAATTATCCGGTGTAAAACTAAGTCTGGCACGTCTCAGTCTTCAAAACACTGGGAACGGCTCACGACGGAGACCGTCATTCAGCTGTTAGGGATCATGTGCGTCCTGCTGATATGCTGGTCTCCTCTGCTG GTGCTGATGGTGAGGATGATCTCCACCCGGGTGTCCTCCCATGACTGCAATTCAACAGCAGCGGCGTCCGGTCACACCTCCAGCCAGGATGTTCCTTTAGACTGTAACTTCTTTCTGACAGCAATCCGTCTGGCCTCCCTTAATCAGATCCTTGACCCGTGGGTCTATCTTCTCTTCAGGGAGATCCTCCTCCGCAAGTTCTGCCTCGTGGCTAATGCTGTGTCCAACTGCTCCACAGAGGATCATAAGGAGACCCAGACGGCGCTCGATGCCCTCAACAAGCAGAATCAAGAAAACAATGATCTGCATAAACCACAAAGTAGCTAA